The Palleronia sp. THAF1 genome window below encodes:
- a CDS encoding aspartate aminotransferase family protein, with amino-acid sequence MADSAVLGRGPSRLPTAVSGDGCWLIDADGRRYLDGSGGAAVSCLGHSDAHVRAAVHAQLDKVAFAHTGFFTTDAAERLAAKLIETAPPGITRVYPLTGGSEAVEAALKLARQYFLEVSQPQRAKIVARRQSYHGNTLGALAAGGNAWRREKYAPLLVECHHVSPCYPYREQGDDSDTAYVQRLADELETKFQELGPDTVMAFVAEPVVGATAGALAPLPGYFMAIRQICDRHGVLLILDEVMCGMGRTGTLFACEQDGVAPDIVTIAKGLGAGYAPIGAMLLSDRIHRAIADGSGSFQHGHTYHGHPLAAAAGLAVLERLVDDGLVACVNRRGERLMEALNARLGQHPHVGDIRGRGLFRGIELVADRETKTPFDPARKLHAQVKKAAMAEGLICYPAGGTVDGVHGDHILLAPPFIISDDEIDMLADRLTRAIDTALAA; translated from the coding sequence GTGGCTGACAGTGCAGTCTTGGGCCGTGGTCCGTCGCGCTTGCCCACGGCTGTATCCGGCGATGGCTGCTGGTTGATCGACGCGGACGGGCGACGCTATCTGGACGGCTCCGGCGGGGCAGCGGTGTCCTGCCTTGGCCATTCCGATGCCCACGTGCGCGCCGCCGTTCACGCGCAGCTTGACAAGGTAGCCTTCGCGCACACCGGCTTTTTCACGACCGACGCCGCTGAACGGCTGGCCGCCAAGCTGATCGAGACCGCACCACCGGGTATAACCCGCGTCTACCCGCTGACGGGTGGCTCCGAAGCGGTGGAGGCCGCGCTGAAGCTGGCGCGGCAGTATTTCTTGGAAGTGAGCCAACCGCAGCGCGCAAAGATCGTCGCGCGTCGGCAAAGCTATCACGGCAATACGCTGGGGGCGCTCGCCGCTGGCGGCAACGCGTGGCGGCGCGAGAAATACGCGCCGCTGCTGGTGGAATGTCACCACGTGTCGCCCTGCTATCCCTACCGCGAACAGGGAGACGACAGTGACACTGCCTACGTGCAGCGATTGGCCGACGAGCTGGAGACGAAGTTCCAAGAGCTTGGCCCCGACACTGTCATGGCCTTCGTGGCAGAGCCGGTCGTGGGTGCGACAGCGGGCGCTCTCGCCCCGTTGCCTGGCTACTTTATGGCGATCCGCCAGATTTGCGACCGCCACGGCGTTCTTCTGATTCTGGACGAGGTGATGTGCGGCATGGGCCGAACGGGCACGTTGTTCGCCTGTGAGCAGGACGGGGTGGCACCCGATATCGTGACCATCGCCAAGGGCCTTGGCGCGGGCTACGCCCCCATCGGGGCAATGCTGTTGTCGGACCGCATCCACCGTGCCATCGCCGACGGCTCCGGCAGTTTCCAGCACGGCCACACCTACCACGGCCACCCCCTTGCCGCCGCCGCCGGTCTGGCGGTGTTGGAGCGTTTGGTGGACGATGGCCTTGTCGCTTGCGTGAACCGGCGCGGTGAGCGGCTTATGGAAGCGCTGAACGCTCGGCTGGGTCAGCACCCCCACGTCGGAGATATTCGCGGACGCGGGCTGTTCCGCGGCATCGAGCTGGTCGCTGACAGAGAGACGAAAACCCCCTTCGATCCAGCCCGCAAGTTGCACGCGCAGGTCAAGAAAGCCGCGATGGCCGAGGGGCTGATCTGCTATCCCGCAGGGGGCACGGTCGACGGCGTCCACGGTGACCACATCCTTCTGGCTCCGCCGTTCATCATCTCTGACGACGAGATCGACATGTTGGCCGACCGACTGACGCGCGCGATAGATACCGCACTGGCCGCCTAG
- a CDS encoding universal stress protein: MSTILFPIDLAAPATWEIALPRALELAQGGTLHVITVIPNFGMSMVGGYFDEGFIERALHEVGEDLTKWVNKNIPDAQEVHPHVLHGRIYDEIIRTAADLSADIIVMGAPKPGVSEYLLGPNAARVVRHAPQSVFIVRG, encoded by the coding sequence ATGAGCACAATCCTCTTCCCTATCGACCTTGCTGCCCCCGCTACCTGGGAAATCGCCCTGCCCCGCGCATTGGAACTGGCGCAGGGCGGCACGCTGCACGTCATTACGGTCATCCCGAACTTTGGCATGTCCATGGTCGGCGGCTATTTCGACGAAGGCTTCATCGAACGTGCGCTGCATGAGGTTGGGGAAGACCTGACGAAGTGGGTGAACAAGAACATCCCCGACGCGCAGGAGGTGCATCCCCATGTTCTGCACGGTCGCATCTATGACGAGATCATCCGCACCGCAGCCGATCTAAGCGCGGACATCATCGTCATGGGCGCGCCGAAGCCCGGCGTGTCGGAATACCTGCTGGGCCCCAACGCCGCGCGCGTGGTGCGTCACGCACCGCAATCGGTGTTCATCGTCCGTGGCTGA